One Dialister invisus DSM 15470 genomic region harbors:
- a CDS encoding acyl-CoA dehydratase activase produces MKPVLHVGIDIGSTTVKVAALSPYLKLVFGRYARHMSDIRHATEALLSELQQTFPGYRITASVSGSGGMGLSQLMGLPFCQEILAETKAIRTFHPETDIIIELGGEDEKITYLRGSVDQRMNGACAGGTGAFIDRMASLLSVDAAGLGALAKNFRRIYPIASRCGVFAKTDIQTLLNEGAAREDIAASVFQSVVNQTISSLACGRPIRGKVAFLGGPLTFISALRDRFQETLSIADEDMIIPEHGELYVAIGAAVSAMHDRPLDLERWLSDVRKKTDVDLGSSKTMDPLFADEEEYRRFTERHARFHAPRGNIADAKGPCWLGIDAGSTTIKAILLDEDNRILYEYYAGNKGTPLDSAKKILHDLYDKLPPAAYICGAGVTGYGEELIRQAIRADTGEVETMAHYRGARHFLPDVTTILDIGGQDMKCCRIKDGAVDEILLNEACSSGCGSFLDTFAQSLGMDIREFSKLALTAGHPADLGSRCTVFMNSRVREAQKNGVSIADISAGLSYSVIKNALYKVIRLRDASELGKKIVVQGGTFYNDAVLRALEKLLGCTVVRPEVAGLMGAYGIALITRDRCPAGHATTLIAPDGLASLSFSKEAKRCPGCGNHCMVTIIRFHDGRSFVTGNRCERGASIMLTGKTAPHSSLPNIYRWKYDKIFNRKSLSPKEAARGTVGIPRTMNMYEDFPYWHAFFTGLGYRVITSSGQIRGIPTEAMETIPSYSECFPVKLSHAHIYDLAGRKPDFIWYPCVDKGPDEGGANSFHCPMVTSYPETIQANMDEIFTKYGTRFLHPFLPLHHPAKLYKILKRIFRPFKISGSEIAAAQRKAEAAREEYKMQLYLETQRILQEIEEKKLIGIVLAGRPYHADPAINHSIPDLINQLGMAVLSEDGIAMMQGSKFPPLRVLNQWTWHSRLYRSADYVTRHADLELVELNSFGCGLDAVVTDQVQEIMSKRNRLYTSLKIDQSMNLGAVRIRLRSLKAAIGERMQEKGSVAPILYPKAEFTPEMRGTFTILAPEMSPIHFPLIRDAVRSAGYNVEVLPPVRADIDTGLSFVNNDACYPAIITIGSLMRALLSGTYDLSRTAVILSQTGGACRASNYIGFLHKALDDAGLSRIPVISLNTRNLEPQSGFRLTFTLIRRLIKAAIYGDALQQCLYRTRPYEKSPGSAETLYRKWQDICCKSLIKGCSFHRFAQNISHLVKDFDRLPLNKMERRPRIGIVGEIYVKFSPIASNDIVRSIEANGGEAETSGMLDFFLYGLLDSHFQWKHLDGTFSDNLKDTFGRYLLEWYRRPLEKAVKISKRFHEITNITRLAKRAARFLSLGNRAGEGWFLTADMTDLLHHGCRGIICLQPFGCLPNHITGEGMIHKLHMAYPEAVFLPLDCDASASEANQENRLKLMMNSLTEKETHEKTLPFIRNTISARKGKVL; encoded by the coding sequence ATGAAACCTGTTCTCCATGTAGGTATCGATATCGGCTCCACTACTGTCAAAGTAGCCGCCCTATCTCCATACCTCAAGCTGGTTTTCGGGCGATATGCACGGCATATGTCGGATATCCGGCACGCTACGGAGGCACTGCTTTCCGAACTTCAGCAGACATTCCCCGGATACCGCATCACAGCCTCTGTCTCCGGAAGCGGCGGCATGGGGCTGTCCCAACTGATGGGACTTCCTTTCTGCCAGGAAATTCTGGCGGAAACAAAAGCCATCCGCACATTCCATCCCGAAACGGATATCATCATCGAGCTCGGCGGAGAAGATGAAAAAATCACATATCTCCGCGGCAGTGTAGATCAGCGGATGAACGGCGCCTGTGCCGGCGGCACGGGTGCTTTTATTGACCGCATGGCATCCCTGCTTTCAGTCGATGCGGCAGGTTTGGGCGCACTTGCAAAAAATTTCCGACGGATCTACCCCATCGCCTCCCGCTGCGGCGTCTTTGCTAAAACAGATATCCAGACCCTTTTAAATGAAGGTGCCGCCCGCGAAGATATCGCCGCTTCCGTTTTCCAGTCCGTGGTCAACCAAACGATTTCCAGTCTCGCCTGCGGGCGGCCTATCCGCGGGAAAGTCGCTTTTCTCGGCGGGCCTCTGACTTTCATTTCCGCCCTCCGTGACCGTTTCCAAGAGACCCTGTCCATCGCAGATGAAGATATGATCATCCCTGAACACGGTGAACTATATGTCGCCATCGGCGCCGCTGTTTCTGCCATGCACGACCGTCCGCTGGACCTGGAGCGCTGGCTTTCCGATGTACGAAAGAAAACCGATGTGGATCTGGGATCATCTAAAACCATGGATCCCCTTTTTGCTGATGAAGAGGAGTACCGCCGCTTCACGGAGCGCCACGCCCGTTTCCATGCGCCGAGGGGAAATATCGCGGACGCGAAGGGACCCTGCTGGCTCGGCATAGATGCCGGTTCCACAACGATCAAAGCCATTCTTCTTGATGAAGACAACCGCATTCTTTATGAATATTACGCAGGAAACAAGGGCACCCCTCTGGACAGCGCCAAAAAGATTCTTCATGACTTATATGATAAACTTCCCCCCGCTGCTTATATCTGCGGTGCCGGCGTCACCGGCTATGGAGAGGAACTCATCCGTCAAGCTATCCGGGCGGATACAGGAGAAGTAGAAACCATGGCGCACTACCGCGGCGCCCGCCACTTCCTTCCGGATGTCACCACCATTTTGGATATCGGCGGGCAGGATATGAAATGCTGCCGCATCAAGGATGGCGCTGTTGATGAAATTCTGCTGAATGAAGCCTGTTCGTCCGGCTGCGGATCTTTCCTCGATACATTCGCACAATCATTGGGGATGGACATCAGGGAATTTTCAAAACTGGCTCTTACCGCCGGCCACCCTGCCGATCTTGGCTCCCGCTGTACGGTATTCATGAATTCCCGTGTACGGGAAGCACAGAAAAACGGCGTTTCTATCGCCGACATTTCCGCCGGACTTTCCTACTCCGTCATCAAAAACGCGCTGTACAAGGTCATCCGTCTCCGCGATGCTTCCGAATTGGGTAAAAAAATCGTAGTGCAGGGCGGCACTTTTTATAATGACGCCGTTCTCCGCGCGCTGGAAAAACTTCTTGGCTGCACAGTCGTCCGCCCTGAAGTGGCAGGACTCATGGGCGCTTACGGAATTGCTCTCATCACAAGGGACCGCTGCCCTGCCGGCCACGCCACGACCCTTATCGCACCGGATGGCCTTGCCTCCCTTTCTTTTTCAAAAGAGGCGAAACGCTGCCCCGGCTGTGGCAATCACTGCATGGTCACGATCATCCGCTTCCATGATGGCCGGTCATTTGTCACGGGCAACCGCTGCGAAAGAGGCGCCTCCATCATGCTCACCGGAAAGACAGCGCCCCATTCCTCCCTGCCCAATATATACCGCTGGAAATATGACAAAATTTTCAACCGGAAGAGCCTGTCCCCCAAGGAAGCCGCAAGAGGAACCGTGGGTATCCCCAGGACGATGAATATGTACGAGGATTTCCCTTATTGGCATGCTTTTTTCACCGGTCTCGGCTACCGTGTCATCACTTCTTCCGGACAGATCCGCGGCATCCCCACCGAAGCCATGGAAACCATCCCTTCCTACTCCGAATGCTTCCCCGTCAAATTGTCCCATGCCCACATCTATGACCTGGCCGGGAGAAAACCGGATTTCATCTGGTACCCCTGCGTCGACAAAGGCCCCGATGAAGGCGGAGCCAACTCCTTCCACTGCCCCATGGTCACATCCTACCCGGAAACCATCCAGGCCAATATGGATGAAATCTTCACGAAATACGGCACCCGCTTTCTCCATCCCTTCCTGCCGCTCCATCATCCTGCAAAACTGTATAAAATATTGAAACGGATTTTCAGACCCTTCAAAATATCCGGCAGTGAAATTGCCGCCGCCCAGCGTAAAGCAGAAGCCGCGAGAGAAGAATACAAGATGCAGCTGTATCTGGAAACGCAACGTATCCTGCAGGAAATCGAAGAGAAGAAACTTATCGGGATCGTGCTGGCCGGCCGTCCCTACCATGCAGACCCTGCGATCAACCACAGCATCCCTGATCTGATCAACCAGCTGGGAATGGCCGTCCTTTCCGAAGACGGCATTGCCATGATGCAGGGCAGCAAGTTTCCCCCTCTCCGCGTACTGAACCAATGGACCTGGCACAGCCGTCTCTACCGCTCCGCCGACTATGTCACCCGCCATGCCGATCTGGAACTGGTGGAACTCAATTCCTTCGGCTGCGGCCTCGATGCAGTTGTCACCGACCAGGTGCAGGAGATCATGTCTAAAAGAAACCGGCTCTACACCTCCCTGAAAATCGATCAAAGCATGAACCTCGGTGCGGTCCGCATCCGCCTGCGCTCGCTCAAGGCCGCCATCGGAGAACGGATGCAGGAAAAAGGATCTGTGGCGCCCATCCTGTATCCGAAAGCGGAATTTACCCCTGAAATGCGGGGCACATTCACTATTCTGGCGCCGGAAATGTCCCCCATCCACTTTCCGCTTATCCGTGACGCTGTCCGTTCCGCAGGGTATAATGTAGAAGTGCTTCCGCCGGTCAGGGCGGATATCGACACCGGACTCTCTTTTGTAAATAATGACGCCTGCTATCCGGCCATCATCACCATCGGTTCCCTGATGCGCGCCCTGCTTTCCGGAACATATGACCTAAGCAGGACAGCCGTCATACTTTCCCAGACGGGCGGCGCGTGCCGGGCATCCAACTATATCGGCTTTCTCCATAAAGCACTGGATGACGCCGGACTTTCCCGGATCCCCGTCATTTCCCTCAACACCCGGAATCTGGAGCCGCAAAGCGGATTCAGGCTCACCTTTACGCTGATCCGCCGCCTCATCAAAGCCGCTATTTATGGAGACGCCCTCCAGCAATGCCTTTACCGGACACGGCCTTATGAAAAATCCCCGGGCAGCGCGGAAACGCTCTACCGGAAATGGCAGGATATCTGCTGTAAATCACTGATAAAAGGATGCTCCTTCCATCGCTTTGCACAAAACATTTCCCATCTTGTCAAAGACTTTGACCGCCTCCCGTTAAATAAAATGGAACGGCGGCCCCGGATCGGCATCGTGGGAGAAATATACGTCAAATTCAGCCCCATCGCTTCCAATGATATCGTCCGCTCCATCGAAGCCAACGGCGGTGAAGCGGAAACAAGCGGCATGCTGGATTTCTTCCTCTATGGGCTTTTAGACAGCCATTTTCAATGGAAGCACCTGGACGGCACATTCAGCGACAACTTGAAAGATACCTTTGGCCGCTATCTTTTGGAATGGTACCGCCGCCCTCTGGAAAAAGCAGTCAAAATTTCCAAACGTTTCCACGAGATTACCAATATCACGCGGCTGGCCAAACGAGCCGCCCGGTTCCTCTCTCTCGGCAACCGCGCCGGCGAAGGATGGTTCCTCACCGCTGACATGACGGATCTTCTCCATCATGGATGCCGCGGCATCATCTGCCTCCAGCCCTTCGGCTGCCTGCCGAACCACATCACGGGAGAAGGCATGATCCACAAGCTCCATATGGCTTATCCGGAAGCCGTATTCCTTCCGCTGGACTGCGACGCCAGCGCCAGCGAAGCCAATCAGGAAAACCGGCTGAAACTGATGATGAACTCCCTTACAGAAAAAGAGACTCATGAGAAAACTCTTCCCTTTATCAGAAATACAATCAGCGCCAGGAAAGGAAAAGTATTATGA
- a CDS encoding TetR/AcrR family transcriptional regulator, which produces MTQKKLTGKGEQMKEKMVAITARILREKGFKAATVRTIAKEANVNIAAVRYYFGSKEELIGAALEYMMSALENVVSVLDDSRLSPTERMKKYILGYFALARRHPALFRSISSPSSTDARETYFIYLNLLHDQSWEKVIENMAAITGYTDRRDLELKCMQIFSAVEFPIILESNSKNSFITRYTDAATLERYVDILLDNASRPQEKNNEYLKEILHGAK; this is translated from the coding sequence ATGACTCAAAAAAAACTCACCGGCAAAGGTGAGCAGATGAAAGAAAAGATGGTCGCCATAACCGCCCGCATCCTCCGTGAAAAAGGATTCAAGGCAGCCACCGTGCGAACCATCGCGAAAGAAGCAAATGTAAATATCGCCGCTGTGCGTTACTACTTCGGTTCTAAAGAAGAACTCATCGGCGCCGCTTTAGAGTATATGATGAGCGCCTTGGAAAATGTCGTTTCCGTTCTTGATGATTCCCGGCTTTCGCCGACAGAGCGGATGAAAAAGTACATCCTCGGATACTTTGCCCTCGCCCGCAGGCATCCCGCTCTTTTCCGTTCCATCTCCAGTCCCTCCAGCACTGACGCGCGGGAAACCTATTTCATTTATCTGAATCTTCTCCACGACCAGAGCTGGGAGAAAGTCATCGAAAATATGGCGGCCATCACAGGATATACGGACCGCCGCGATCTGGAATTGAAATGTATGCAGATTTTCTCTGCTGTGGAATTCCCTATCATTTTGGAAAGCAACAGTAAAAATTCTTTTATTACCCGCTATACCGATGCGGCCACACTGGAACGGTATGTGGACATCCTCCTGGACAATGCATCCCGTCCGCAGGAAAAAAATAACGAATACCTGAAAGAAATCCTGCACGGCGCCAAATAA
- a CDS encoding TIGR00730 family Rossman fold protein — protein sequence MEKGKNVSVYCGSRYGINPAHTAFAGMAGELLAKNGYTMIYGGGSVGLMGIAADAALAAGGKVVGIIPEVFIAAEQAHRLITELIEVPDLMARKRKMIEAGDAFLILPGGFGTLEEFADTAVHYHIYTEETNRPPIIIANIEGIYDPLRALFENWKSAEFITANEWENIHFINSIKELLPLLP from the coding sequence ATGGAAAAAGGAAAAAACGTATCCGTCTACTGCGGTTCGCGTTACGGAATCAATCCTGCCCACACAGCCTTTGCCGGAATGGCAGGAGAGCTTTTGGCAAAAAATGGTTATACCATGATTTACGGAGGAGGAAGTGTGGGCCTCATGGGTATCGCTGCAGATGCCGCCCTGGCAGCCGGCGGAAAAGTCGTAGGAATCATCCCCGAAGTATTCATTGCCGCTGAACAGGCGCACCGCCTCATTACGGAACTCATCGAGGTGCCTGATCTGATGGCAAGAAAACGGAAAATGATTGAAGCCGGCGATGCTTTCCTTATCCTTCCCGGAGGATTCGGGACACTGGAAGAATTTGCAGACACCGCTGTCCATTACCATATTTACACGGAAGAAACAAATCGCCCGCCCATTATCATCGCGAATATTGAAGGAATTTATGATCCTCTCCGCGCACTTTTTGAAAACTGGAAATCTGCAGAATTTATCACTGCCAATGAATGGGAAAATATCCATTTCATCAATTCCATCAAAGAGCTTCTTCCTCTTCTTCCCTGA
- a CDS encoding carbon starvation protein A, with translation MNTLVLLLISIAVLFCGYVFYGSWIARQWGVNEGNRPTPAHTMEDGVDYVPAKAPILMGHHFSSIAGAGPITGPIGAAMFGWLPVTLWVLVGGIFFGGVHDFGALFASIRHQGKSIGEIISLNMSKRAKQLFIIFSYLTLILVVAAFAAIVASTFGATYKDGVLDMAASATKASVAMVSIMFILIAIIFGFAVYRRHTPIVISSILGVGAIVLCMAVGMNFHPFYFSMNTWMILVGIYITIASVTPVWILLQPRDYLSSFLLYAMLIVAVIGIVGAHPTIDEKVFPAFAGFTINNANGTQFLFPILFTTVACGAISGFHSLVSSGTTSKQLDKESDAKPIAYGGMLLECVLAIITLCAIGYARVTGHTNGATDIFAGGIAAMVAAIPGFEGLENIMYTLLVLTYSAFCLTSLDTATRLARFMFQEFWLEPGENPKDVKDGFRKLMVNPYFATILTVILGISLGMGGFAKIWGLFGAANQLLAAIGLLAVAAWLGNAGKNNKMFLFPMSFMLLVTICSLSLIVKNQIGIIMAGAAGWGPYAQVIIGSLLVILALILAVEGYRTIAHPRKETEINH, from the coding sequence ATGAACACACTTGTACTTTTACTGATCAGTATCGCCGTTCTGTTCTGCGGCTACGTTTTTTACGGCAGCTGGATCGCCAGACAGTGGGGGGTAAACGAAGGGAACCGTCCCACACCTGCCCACACCATGGAAGACGGCGTCGATTATGTTCCTGCCAAAGCGCCCATCCTCATGGGTCATCATTTCTCATCCATCGCCGGCGCGGGACCAATCACAGGGCCGATCGGTGCTGCCATGTTCGGCTGGCTGCCGGTTACCCTCTGGGTACTGGTGGGCGGTATTTTCTTCGGCGGTGTCCATGACTTCGGCGCACTTTTCGCTTCTATCCGCCATCAGGGTAAATCCATCGGTGAAATCATCTCCCTGAATATGTCCAAAAGAGCAAAACAGCTCTTCATCATCTTCTCATACCTCACACTGATCCTTGTAGTGGCCGCTTTTGCTGCTATCGTGGCTTCCACCTTCGGCGCGACTTATAAGGACGGCGTTCTCGACATGGCTGCCAGCGCGACAAAAGCATCTGTCGCCATGGTTTCCATCATGTTTATCCTCATCGCTATCATTTTCGGTTTTGCCGTATACCGCCGCCACACGCCGATAGTCATTTCTTCCATCCTCGGCGTCGGGGCGATCGTCCTGTGCATGGCCGTCGGCATGAATTTCCATCCGTTCTATTTCTCCATGAATACATGGATGATCCTTGTCGGCATTTATATCACCATCGCTTCGGTCACCCCTGTCTGGATCCTTCTCCAGCCTCGTGACTACCTCAGTTCGTTCCTTCTCTACGCGATGCTCATCGTCGCCGTCATCGGCATCGTCGGCGCGCATCCGACCATTGATGAAAAGGTCTTCCCCGCTTTTGCGGGCTTCACCATCAACAACGCAAACGGAACGCAGTTCCTTTTCCCGATTTTGTTCACTACCGTTGCATGCGGCGCTATTTCCGGCTTCCATTCCCTTGTTTCTTCGGGGACGACGTCCAAACAGCTTGATAAAGAATCGGATGCAAAGCCTATCGCTTATGGCGGCATGCTCCTGGAATGCGTACTCGCCATCATTACCCTCTGCGCAATCGGCTATGCCCGCGTCACAGGCCATACCAACGGCGCGACAGATATCTTTGCCGGCGGGATCGCTGCTATGGTCGCCGCTATTCCGGGATTTGAAGGACTGGAAAACATCATGTACACCCTTCTTGTCCTCACCTACTCCGCTTTCTGTTTAACTTCTCTTGATACCGCCACCAGACTGGCACGCTTCATGTTCCAGGAATTCTGGCTCGAACCGGGTGAAAATCCGAAAGATGTCAAAGACGGATTCCGCAAACTCATGGTAAATCCGTATTTTGCAACGATCCTCACCGTTATCCTCGGCATATCCCTCGGCATGGGCGGATTTGCCAAGATTTGGGGACTCTTCGGCGCGGCCAACCAGCTTCTTGCCGCCATCGGCCTCCTTGCTGTTGCCGCATGGCTCGGCAACGCAGGAAAGAACAATAAAATGTTCCTCTTCCCCATGAGTTTCATGCTCCTCGTCACCATCTGCTCTCTTTCCCTTATCGTGAAAAACCAGATTGGCATCATCATGGCAGGCGCCGCCGGCTGGGGGCCCTACGCACAGGTCATCATTGGTTCGCTCCTCGTCATCCTCGCCCTGATTCTTGCCGTAGAAGGCTACCGGACTATCGCCCATCCGAGAAAAGAAACGGAAATAAACCATTGA
- the rpsL gene encoding 30S ribosomal protein S12: protein MPTINQLVRKGREVLATKAKTPALKQSPQKRGVCTRVYTATPKKPNSALRKVARVRLTNGIEVSAYIPGEGHNLQEHSVVLIRGGRVKDLPGVRYHIIRGALDTVGVSGRQQARSKYGAKREKAKK, encoded by the coding sequence TTGCCGACAATTAATCAGCTCGTTCGCAAAGGTCGCGAAGTTTTGGCAACCAAAGCGAAGACACCGGCTCTGAAACAGTCCCCGCAGAAACGCGGTGTCTGCACAAGAGTTTACACAGCTACACCGAAGAAGCCGAATTCCGCTCTTCGTAAAGTAGCCCGTGTGCGCCTGACCAACGGAATCGAAGTTTCCGCTTATATTCCGGGCGAAGGCCATAACCTGCAGGAACATAGCGTCGTCCTCATCAGAGGCGGCCGTGTTAAGGATCTTCCAGGTGTTCGTTATCACATCATCCGCGGCGCGCTTGATACAGTAGGTGTATCCGGCCGTCAGCAGGCCCGTTCCAAGTACGGAGCCAAACGTGAAAAAGCAAAGAAGTAA
- the rpsG gene encoding 30S ribosomal protein S7, which translates to MPRKGAVPKRDVLPDPVYGNKTVTRFINKVMLDGKKGVAESIVYGALDICRSKLDKEPIEIFEQALNNVMPVLEVRARRVGGANYQVPVEVRAERRLTLGIRWMVNYSRLRSERTMEERLAGELMDAFNNTGAAVKKKEDTHKMAEANKAFAHYRW; encoded by the coding sequence ATGCCGAGAAAAGGTGCTGTTCCGAAGCGTGACGTACTGCCGGATCCAGTGTATGGAAATAAGACAGTTACACGTTTCATCAATAAAGTTATGCTTGACGGCAAAAAGGGCGTTGCAGAATCTATCGTATATGGAGCCCTTGATATTTGCCGCAGCAAATTAGACAAAGAACCGATCGAAATTTTCGAACAGGCTCTCAATAATGTAATGCCGGTATTGGAAGTACGTGCCCGCCGTGTCGGCGGTGCCAACTACCAGGTGCCGGTTGAAGTTCGCGCAGAACGCCGTCTGACCCTCGGTATCCGCTGGATGGTCAACTATTCCCGTCTGCGCAGCGAACGTACCATGGAGGAACGTCTGGCAGGAGAACTGATGGATGCTTTCAACAATACGGGCGCAGCAGTAAAGAAGAAAGAAGATACACATAAAATGGCTGAAGCCAATAAGGCTTTTGCCCATTATCGCTGGTAA
- a CDS encoding L7Ae/L30e/S12e/Gadd45 family ribosomal protein yields MTLDELKASAFVVGLKETERAIDRGEAGHVFIALDCDDRISLPLRNVCAKAGISVTDDFTKKEIGRACGIKVKAASAAVLASR; encoded by the coding sequence ATGACATTAGATGAATTAAAGGCATCCGCTTTCGTAGTGGGGCTGAAAGAAACAGAGCGGGCCATTGACAGAGGCGAGGCAGGCCATGTTTTCATCGCGTTGGACTGTGATGACCGTATTTCACTGCCCCTTCGCAATGTCTGCGCGAAAGCGGGAATTTCCGTGACAGATGATTTCACGAAAAAAGAAATCGGCAGAGCCTGCGGTATCAAGGTAAAAGCCGCATCCGCCGCCGTACTTGCATCCCGGTAA
- a CDS encoding 3'-5' exonuclease, which yields MKYAAIDFETAYWGPGSACSLGISVSDGNEITEEWYRLIRPYRMNFDPICMRVNGIYPDDVEKEPAFPAFWKEVAERLEGSIVFAHNARFDMGVLASVLDVYDLPDIHFLYGDTVAVSRMLWKELPNHKLDTVAGSLGYDFNHHQALDDARACEMIVRKAVEKTEAVTIKEMMARLKLPLKKFAVKRTHVPGSTGLTAPVLWRRKAR from the coding sequence ATGAAATACGCTGCTATCGATTTTGAAACGGCTTACTGGGGGCCGGGGAGCGCCTGCTCGCTCGGTATTTCCGTGAGCGACGGCAATGAAATTACGGAAGAATGGTATCGTCTGATCAGACCGTACCGCATGAATTTCGATCCCATCTGTATGCGGGTGAATGGAATTTATCCTGATGACGTGGAAAAGGAACCGGCTTTTCCGGCGTTTTGGAAAGAGGTGGCAGAGCGGCTGGAAGGAAGTATCGTTTTCGCCCACAATGCCCGTTTCGATATGGGCGTCCTTGCGTCAGTGCTGGATGTATATGATTTGCCGGATATTCATTTCCTGTATGGAGATACGGTGGCGGTTTCCAGAATGCTTTGGAAAGAACTGCCGAATCATAAATTGGATACCGTAGCCGGCAGTCTTGGCTATGATTTCAATCACCATCAGGCGCTGGATGATGCACGCGCCTGCGAAATGATCGTGCGGAAAGCAGTAGAAAAGACGGAGGCAGTGACAATAAAAGAAATGATGGCACGTCTGAAGCTGCCGCTGAAAAAGTTCGCAGTGAAGAGGACGCATGTGCCCGGCAGTACAGGGCTCACTGCACCGGTGCTGTGGCGCAGGAAGGCAAGATAA
- a CDS encoding MBL fold metallo-hydrolase, translating into MKATVLADNIGEGPLAGEWGLSIYIEYENKKILLDTGASALFVENAKAMDIPLENIDFGILSHAHYDHANGMEYFFKRNRHAKFYLQKSCAENCYAYEEGRFRYIGIPKDLLTAYQDRLIYADGDAALCDGVYAVAHKRKNREKIGEREQMYQKKNGGFLPDNFDHEQSLVFETEKGLVIFSSCSHAGAADIIREVSETFPGKKVFSLIGGFHLFNKTDEEILRLAEQIRETGIESVYTGHCTGDRAFALLKGKLGSMAEQLKVGLSIEF; encoded by the coding sequence ATGAAAGCCACCGTCCTCGCGGACAATATCGGAGAAGGTCCGCTGGCAGGTGAATGGGGCCTGTCAATCTATATTGAGTATGAAAATAAAAAGATTTTACTTGATACCGGTGCATCGGCTCTTTTTGTGGAAAACGCGAAAGCCATGGATATCCCGTTGGAAAATATAGACTTCGGCATTCTTTCCCATGCGCACTATGACCACGCCAACGGCATGGAATATTTCTTTAAAAGAAACAGGCATGCCAAATTTTATCTGCAGAAATCATGCGCAGAAAACTGCTACGCCTATGAAGAGGGCCGTTTCAGATACATCGGCATCCCCAAAGATCTTCTTACCGCCTATCAGGACAGACTGATTTATGCAGACGGCGATGCCGCCCTGTGTGACGGCGTATATGCAGTCGCCCATAAGCGGAAAAACCGGGAAAAAATCGGTGAGCGGGAGCAGATGTATCAGAAGAAAAACGGCGGCTTCCTTCCCGATAACTTTGACCATGAGCAAAGTCTTGTCTTTGAGACGGAAAAAGGACTCGTCATCTTCAGTTCCTGTTCCCACGCCGGCGCGGCGGACATCATCCGGGAAGTTTCAGAAACCTTCCCCGGAAAAAAGGTTTTCTCCCTGATCGGCGGCTTCCACCTGTTCAACAAAACTGATGAAGAAATCCTCAGGCTGGCAGAACAAATCAGAGAAACAGGCATAGAATCCGTCTATACAGGCCACTGCACAGGTGACCGCGCTTTCGCCCTCCTGAAAGGAAAACTGGGATCCATGGCGGAACAGCTCAAAGTGGGGCTCTCCATAGAATTTTAA